In Labeo rohita strain BAU-BD-2019 chromosome 8, IGBB_LRoh.1.0, whole genome shotgun sequence, the genomic window ACCCAAAACATTCCTTTGAGAATAATCATAATGATACAAAGCAAGGAGTTTCTGGTCTCTTACTGTGAATGACAGTGATGATCTGTCTCCAGAGGATAGCCTAGGAATGTCTATAAAAAGGACAAGACAAAGAGGAAACAGACACAGAAATTAGAGTGAggtttctttaagaaaatctgtgTAGTGTCATTTGTAAAATCTGCCTCACAACATTTATGTTTTCGTGATATTTTCTGGTGGTGTGCCTATATGCTTACATGAATATAAACATGACCAGTCTCTCTTACTCTCTCTCCACTCTCACATACATACAAGAACACCTTCAgctctctgacacacacacgcacacacacacacacacacacacacatttctcaTTATATCTCTCTTTTAagcaacacatacacaaaagcAGTGAGTCACCAAGCACATAACTGTGAGATGGAGGGGGAGGAAAATCTTTTCAACTTGCCACATCTGATTTTTagccaactaaaaaaaaaaaaaaaaaaaaaaaaaacacgcacGCACGCATATCTGCATGCACATGCATAATTgagaattaaaatgagaattcCTGAATTTTAATTGAGGTGATAAACAGGATGCAGAATTGTCATTTAAATGTGACGATTTAAGGCAGCAGAACAAGACTGAAAGACACTCATATGCtatatgtgcatttttaaaaagcagatTTCATTAATCAGTATGAATTACCCATAAATGTCATAAATCATGCACACAGGTCTTTGGGCCACATATCTGTTCTAACAGGTTGTTTTGTGCACAGCAGGGAAAACAATggtaaatgcaaataattatatataaccATATATAGCATAGCAAAATTTGCATTACTGTCTTTTCAGATATTATGCACCAAAATGGACCCCCTGGATTCTTTTTCAGTTATCATTATCTAATTATTCAAGGAAAAATGTTCCCTCAGAAAATGCCAAACATgctatacataaaatatgtgaaatattattacaatttattagttttattgtggagcagaaaatgcatttgaaattgAATAATGGAGgagaacaaaatattattttggatttttattttatttaatttctacgattatttgattaaatgattACTGAGTGAACATTAAGTGAAATTTTGTAAAGGTGCAATTAGGAAAATGCAGAATTCTCATGGAGTGACAGTGAAATGTGTAAACTGACACTGCCACCTAGTGTTAAGAGGCAGTCTAATCATGAACTGCAAAAAATTCAGTTCAACCCAATCTGCAACAAAAATGCTAACATACAGATATAGCACAATACAACTAACCTGTGCTGCTGGGTTTGGTATGTGCTGTGGGGCTATTCTTGTTCAGGCCTTTGTCGAACTGCTGGTTGGGAGGAGAAGAGGCTCTGGTCTTACGACTTAGCTTTAGGCTGGACCACTGACCTGTATGATGCCTCTGGTACCTCAGTGCAAAATTTGGGCGCCGTAAAAAACGTTCCTCCATAGTCCTGAAAAACCTGAAATTAAGAAAATAGGAAATTTGTCATAATACATTTAATCATAAGAAACTGAACAGACAATATAACAAACCACAACTAGATTACATGCAGGTAACAGTTATATGCAAGTAAGTCtgactaaacattttaatacagaACCTTAACAAGCACCAAAATAAATGTACCTATTTAATTAACCAAATCCAATTAGCAATCAAATTAGGCTTCCTCACAATGTCTAGTCATTTTGGAATTGTTTTAAACTCAGGTTGCTAACAGTTATATATTAACAGCTATTTATTACCTTCCATCtacacaggttttttttttttttttttttttttttccatggacacgcatcccagagcctgtgcttaaaaagtatacaaatttttatttttcaaaaaaaaaaaaaatggctgatcatttcgctagataagaccctcttcctcagctgggatcatttagagcctttgaagctgcatttaaactgcattttcaaaatcggggcaccaatgaagtccactacatggagagaaatcctgatatgttttcatcaaaaaccataattttttacgactgaagacagaaagacatgaacatcttggatgacaagggggtgagtacattatttgtaaattgttgttctggaagtggatttctcctttaacccATTCCAGTGTCCTAACACTTGATATGAGATGATTCCTGCTGTTTAAGCTTAAGGGGTTCATTAGAATGTTGCTTTGCACAAAGCTGTTCTCCATTTGTTTGTTGATTTGTCTATTTGttcaaatcattcattcatttattcattttcatagcTAACTTTTGATGACTGCTGTAAAGTTTAATGGTGGGGTCCCACTCTGGCTGTCACAGTGGAGAAAAGCTTGGTACATTTTGACAGTGTCTTGGTTGacaatcaaaaacaaatgtCATCAGATAAGTCTGCTCGGACAACTGCCAGGCAACTCTTAGAGGGCAATAAGAATACCCCAAAAGTCTCCTGGAAAGTAGAGACTCAGTGGTCCACATGTGGTTTCTTATGACCAAACTGGCCTTCTTGAAGCACATTGTTAAGGTTTAAATTGTGACTGCTACAAAAAAATCAGTAGCAGTGGTAATAATTTAGTGGTTGTTATGGGGGGGCCCCCAAATTAATGTGTTGTGTGTTTTCATCACACATTCGTCACTTAAGGTATAGCTTCTTATACCTGTCCCCAAAAACTGTACATGTCGACTCAGACTCGAGTCCCAAATTTGAGGActtgtgacttgacttgacataataaagaaaaacttgTGACTCGACTTTGACAACAATGACtcgagacttgacttggacttgaGCCCTGTGACTCAGCAAGTCTTTATGACTTAccttatatttaataataataatttaaaaaaaaaacgtttctgATCAGTAGGCTGGTTACTGAAGCATATGATCACACTGGTATGATTAGCGCAGCTTTTGGCACTGAGACAAAGACACTAAGTGAGCACTTCTTAGTGTTTTCATCCACATAgtgtttacaatatttaaacttttagacatttaaaatgcacataatcACTATAAACCAattataagaagaagaagaagaagattaaGAAGAAACTCTGAATGTATACTGAAACAGCAGTAGCCTAATAATAGGCTAAATCTTTCAaacataattagatttttttttttctcatcaaaaGCTTGTATGTAGCCTACATATAAAGTTCACTCTATTCTTCCGGTTTACCAGCCACTCACTTTCATGTCTTTCAGAAGAAATGGATGAATTCACGCACTGTATATCTGACAGGTTACTGCTTGGTAACGCACATATAGCTCCTAAACCAAGCCATCAACTCTGATCATTATGAACTTGTTTaaagcacaaaaagtattcactTATATTCACATATATGTGTTTATCTGAATAGCTACAGTTTTACAGTGAATAATTTTGCATGCCACATTTCTTAAACCCTGAACGATGTGGACATGTTCAGTTTGGCTACTTGTGGCCAAGAGACATTTAACTTgtaaattcaacatattaactcATCCcctaaaattattacaatattaaaattttattttgaatgaggAATAACAACTAAAATAGATTATAACTGATACTGCGTTCCTCTCCATGACAgcatgacatttaaataatttattatgaatatttgttGAAGGAATAGCCTATAtaagaacataaaataatatggaaGATAGACAAAAGACAGTTTTGAGTCGGTTAAGTACAAGCATATGGTTAACAGTGTCAAAGGCTGAACTAAGATCGAAGAGGATGAGAATCGACAGAGAGCCAGAATCAGAAGCTAATAATAAGTCATTAAGGACTTTAACCAAAGCTGTTTCAGCAGTTTCTTAAACCCAGATTGGAGGGGCTCAAACAgattattactattaaacttCATGCAATCGAGACATAACAACACACCCTAAAATTTTAGCTGTAAATGGAAGATATGGAACTGGACAAAAGTTGCAGCAGTTTTAAGTGCTGTTGGCACAACACCAACGGACAAGGagtcatttattaatgtatttttg contains:
- the LOC127169219 gene encoding uncharacterized protein LOC127169219 isoform X4, encoding MDTRTEDSVRCSKTNKKRHIQRMRSPLRYTRPYRPRFEGKNLRPRFFRTMEERFLRRPNFALRYQRHHTGQWSSLKLSRKTRASSPPNQQFDKGLNKNSPTAHTKPSSTDIPRLSSGDRSSLSFTVRDQKLLALYHYDYSQRNVLGVTELQQQRCSLICDLCWGTKQSYTEETRADRGGLSAGL